A genome region from Penicillium psychrofluorescens genome assembly, chromosome: 3 includes the following:
- a CDS encoding uncharacterized protein (ID:PFLUO_005542-T1.cds;~source:funannotate), whose product MATATKIHLSPSTDTGVYSSGVTEDAARTASEVLQEDMATHHVFFNDDGFHNHIVHQILTIYALGADPAEIKAAYKRNASYQRPVLPTAVNVVQGMRDTAIFIKCLGKEENYPNFLAFFQEEIDAKGVGDVLNEYVFKGDERAESMLSRLYGGLLHPLIHLGFGLEFNQPAIVAQGLSQAAVHDDWMGRAFFLPAEKMANSAGTPGQKSLLELLSEIRADKALAESAQWGDSNKIRDGVLTRAPDQMRSYAAKFRVAGDRMKETLADMINTVVYYTSAAQRPTKEIRFDFFYIHCVNSSIFFSKIIDLPFLDQAAKVRLLEWKGRLDLLVQVSRGSPDLLRDEITKYPAKNDWGSIFSRSIADPNDDGHLSKLVRAVAHGQKVCQPFESQQKMPISGDMWLKIGNMAVDSTVAEDEGSMWVRSTGFDEAWAKFKGRAHNL is encoded by the exons ATGGCGACCGCTACCAAAATCCATCTGTCGCCGTCGACGGACACAGGCGTCTACAGCTCCGGTGTTACGGAGGATGCCGCGCGCACGGCGAGCGAGGTCTTGCAGGAGGATATGGCGACCCATCATGTCTTTTTCAATGACGATGGATTCCACA ACCACATCGTCCACCAAATCCTCACCATCTATGCGCTCGGCGCAGACCCCGCAGAGATCAAAGCGGCCTACAAGCGCAATGCGAGCTACCAGAGACCGGTTCTCCCCACGGCTGTCAATGTCGTCCAGGGCATGCGCGACACGGCTATCTTTATAAAGTGTCTCGGGAAGGAGGAGAACTATCCTAATTTCCTTGCGTTCTTccaggaggagattgacGCTAAGGGTGTTGGCGATGTGTTGAACGAATATGTTTTCAAGGGAGATGAGAGGGCGGAGAGCATGTTGTCGCGGCTGTATGGTG GCCTCCTTCACCCGCTAATCCACCTGGGGTTCGGGCTCGAGTTTAACCAGCCGGCTATCGTGGCACAGGGTCTTTCACAAGCGGCCGTCCACGATGACTGGATGGGGCGTGCGTTTTTCCTGCCGGCTGAGAAGATGGCGAACAGCGCTGGCACACCTGGACAGAAGTCTCTGCTCGAACTCCTGAGCGAGATCCGTGCAGACAAGGCCCTGGCGGAGAGTGCCCAGTGGGGGGACTCGAATAAGATCCGAGATGGGGTTTTGACGCGCGCCCCGGATCAGATGAGGAGCTACGCTGCCAAGTTCCGCGTGGCCGGAGATCGGATGAAGGAGACCCTGGCGGACATGATCAACACGGTTG TCTACTATACCAGCGCCGCACAGCGACCTACCAAAGAAATCcgcttcgacttcttctACATCCACTGCGTGAACTCgtccattttcttctcgaAGATCATCGACCTGCCCTTCTTGGACCAAGCAGCCAAGGTCCGCTTGCTGGAGTGGAAAGGCCGGCTGGATCTCTTGGTCCAGGTGTCTCGCGGCTCGCCGGACCTGCTCCGGGACGAGATCACCAAGTACCCGGCAAAAAACGATTGGGGCAGCATCTTTTCGCGCAGCATCGCTGACCCCAATGATGATGGACATCTTTCCAAACTGGTGCGAGCGGTGGCTCACGGCCAGAAGGTCTGCCAGCCGTTTGAGAGTCAGCAGAAGATGCCGATTTCGGGAGACATGTGGCTCAAGATTGGGAACATGG CCGTCGACTCCACTGTtgccgaggatgagggaTCGATGTGGGTCCGCTCCACTGGATTCGACGAAGCATGGGCGAAATTCAAGGGACGCGCTCACAACCTGTGA
- a CDS encoding uncharacterized protein (ID:PFLUO_005543-T1.cds;~source:funannotate), whose protein sequence is MARDNNQDKDASAAPRHTDSETNPFVAFRRFADEQVSSMLQSVTGLPSTISSPHSDRWEIFNDDYGYKNMTSRQRSSENSSEEPASERGANASSAKEQDDSSHRNPNNAPSHSSQSQLPENHDRWPSQSWKKLRSGSADFFGLDSFFDRFWLEDRFFPLSHFFHPHRNFSIPDMFEDTDSPTWPIAYIMFSPYSPLYLERQAQYHKHREEGVFTSLVSTLRLDSDRDPAEPQWREAFEDLLRLENGKQMLERDASALSKTESGSDWVQGLVKRGSLGDRWKYVSGTENQPWSGITFTGPSREKKELEDSNENGQRDTKSEEEAETELDLYNRFLRDIEAREREFFQGGESPLLRFLLEERRRQQEELDQYRRSLPRVEDEQGNDDTESWLDLVSGGSRKSVPETVNETDSTTNATATDSSALQPHVVSTMVRTERVRLADGSIQTKTVKTKRFANGREENDTSVEVTHAPRSQTKESESESMESGRSKSGWFWKDE, encoded by the coding sequence ATGGCTCGCGATAACAACCAGGACAAGGATGCTTCGGCTGCGCCCCGGCATACGGACTCCGAAACCAACCCATTTGTCGCcttccgccgcttcgccGATGAGCAGGTCTCGTCCATGCTGCAGTCCGTCACCGGTCTCCCCTCTACTATCTCCTCTCCTCATTCCGATCGCTGGGAAATTTTCAACGATGACTATGGCTACAAAAATATGACTTCCCGCCAACGGAGCAGCGAAAATAGCTCGGAAGAGCCCGCCTCGGAGCGTGGCGCAAACGCCAGCTCCGCCAAAGAGCAGGACGATTCCTCACACCGCAACCCCAACAACGCTCCATCCCATTCATCCCAGTCACAACTCCCCGAAAATCACGATCGATGGCCCTCCCAGTCCTGGAAGAAGTTACGCAGTGGCTCCGCAGACTTCTTCGGCCTCGACTCATTCTTCGACCGGTTCTGGCTAGAGGATCGCTTCTTTCCCCTCTctcacttcttccacccGCATCGCAACTTCTCTATCCCGGATATGTTTGAGGATACCGACTCGCCTACCTGGCCAATCGCCTACATCATGTTTAGCCCTTATTCTCCTCTCTACCTCGAACGTCAAGCTCAGTACCACAAGCACCGTGAGGAGGGTGTCTTCACTTCGCTCGTGTCCACTCTGCGCCTAGACTCGGACCGTGACCCAGCAGAACCTCAGTGGCGAGAAGCTTTTGAGGATCTACTACGGCTTGAGAATGGGAAGCAGATGCTCGAGCGCGATGCATCGGCTCTGAGTAAAACTGAATCTGGGTCAGATTGGGTGCAGGGTCTGGTTAAACGCGGCAGTCTGGGTGATCGGTGGAAGTATGTGTCTGGCACAGAAAACCAGCCTTGGTCTGGTATCACCTTTACCGGGCCAAGCCGTGAGAAAAAGGAGTTGGAGGACAGCAACGAGAACGGCCAACGGGATACAAagtcggaggaggaagcagaaaCCGAGCTCGACTTGTACAACCGTTTCCTGCGGGATATCGAAGCTCGGGAACGTGAGTTCTTCCAGGGCGGCGAAAGTCCTTTACTGCGCTTCCTCCTCGAGGAGCGCCGACGCCAGCAAGAGGAGCTCGATCAGTACCGGAGAAGTCTCCCGCGCGTTGAAGACGAACAGGGAAACGACGACACCGAAAGCTGGCTGGATCTCGTGTCTGGAGGAAGTCGCAAATCCGTCCCTGAGACTGTGAACGAAACGGATTCCACCACCAACGCTACCGCCACGGATTCTTCGGCACTACAGCCACACGTGGTTTCTACCATGGTCCGCACGGAGCGCGTGCGTCTTGCTGATGGCTCCATCCAGACAAAGACCGTCAAGACGAAACGGTTTGCTAATGGCCGAGAGGAGAACGATACTTCCGTCGAGGTAACTCATGCTCCTCGGTCTCAGACCAAAgagtccgagtccgagtcgATGGAGTCTGGAAGGTCCAAAAGTGGCTGGTTTTGGAAAGACGAATGA
- a CDS encoding uncharacterized protein (ID:PFLUO_005545-T1.cds;~source:funannotate) — translation MTSDSSLPAPAHILADSMLSRHFGRETANYFSSSPLNRLSFLRSDHPFLSTALKHPSTRFILLNNLAPLSRSSAELYYAKHEEVAKLVPQDIFDKSEEDMIKSYDSRKTHPTLIFLGLDEGQKAGGMAWKVYTGTPYFAVDVTPKGSEEQTTAAKDIIGAMEAKGLSFFQSRIITTFSADEAAIYAQSRALTDWNTRNTFCGTCGNTTLAVNAGTKRACPPTDLARESEGKSAERPACNTRTTLSNLSFPRTDPTIIVAVVSADAKRILLGRSKRFPPGWYSTLAGFIEPAESIEDAVRREVYEEAGVILSRVVIHSSQPWPYPANLMIGAIAQVSDPAHETISLEHDPELEDARWFDIEEVEEALRIGTSDLSAEAGPDYKGGLRLPPPTAIANQLIRSAVQAEYFAAKNSKM, via the exons ATGACCTCGGATTCTTCGCTCCCTGCCCCGGCGCATATTCTCGCGGATTCCATGTTGTCGCGACACTTTGGCCGGGAGACGGCGAACTACTTCTCCA GCTCCCCCCTGAACCGCCTCTCATTCCTCCGTTCAGACCATCCTTTTCTATCCACGGCCCTGAAGCACCCGTCGACTCGATTCATCCTGCTGAACAACCTCGCGCCTCTGTCTCGGTCATCTGCCGAGCTGTACTACGCCAAACATGAAGAAGTGGCCAAGCTGGTCCCCCAGGACATCTTTGATAAgtccgaggaagacatgATCAAGAGCTATGACTCGCGGAAGACTCATCCGACTCTGATTTTCTTGGGCTTGGACGAAGGCCAGAAAGCCGGCGGCATGGCATGGAAGGTCTACACCGGCACGCCGTATTTCGCGGTTGACGTGACTCCCAAGGGCTCGGAAGAGCAGACCACTGCCGCAAAGGATATCATTGGAGCCATGGAGGCCAAGGGGCTGTCGTTCTTCCAGTCAAGAATTATTACGACATTTTCGGCTGACGAAG CTGCCATCTACGCCCAGTCGCGCGCCCTGACTGACTGGAACACCCGGAATACTTTCTGCGGCACATGCGGCAACACCACGTTGGCGGTCAATGCTGGTACGAAACGCGCTTGTCCCCCCACAGATCTTGCACGGGAGTCCGAGGGAAAGTCCGCCGAGCGTCCAGCATGTAACACGCGGACCACGCTGTCGAACCTGTCGTTCCCGCGCACCGACCCCACCATCATCGTGGCCGTGGTGTCCGCCGACGCCAagcgcatcctcctcggccggTCCAAGCGCTTCCCGCCAGGCTGGTACTCCACCTTGGCTGGATTCATCGAGCCGGCGGAGTCGATCGAGGACGCTGTTCGGCGAGAAGTATATGAGGAGGCGGGCGTCATCCTGTCCCGAGTCGTCATCCACTCGTCGCAGCCGTGGCCGTACCCGGCGAATCTGATGATCGGAGCGATTGCACAGGTCAGTGACCCGGCGCACGAGACGATTTCTCTCGAGCATGACCCCGAACTGGAAGATGCGCGCTGGTTCGATAtcgaggaggtggaagaggcCCTGCGGATTGGGACGAGTGACCTGAGCGCCGAGGCTGGTCCGGACTATAAGGGTGGTCTGCGACTGCCGCCTCCGACTGCGATTGCGAATCAGTTGATCCGGTCTGCTGTGCAGGCGGAGTATTTTGCAGCGAAGAATTCGAAGATGTGA
- a CDS encoding uncharacterized protein (ID:PFLUO_005544-T1.cds;~source:funannotate): protein MGHLVTLATCSLNQWALDFEGNAARIIESIRQAKAAGATLRVGPELEITGYGVLDGFLEGDTFLHSFEMLAQIIDHPDCQDIVVDVGMPVRHRNVRYNCRVIFYNRKIILIRPKMWLANDGNYREHRHFTPWQRPQEVEDYYLEQIVGKITGQYKVPFGDAVISTRDTCLGLETCEELFTPNGPHIPYGLAGVEIISNSSGSHHELRKLDTRVNLITQATKLSGGIYLYANQQGCDGDRLYYDGCAMIVVNGETVAQGSQFSLNDVEVVTATVDIESVRTYRCSASRGLQASKQSPYVRLDLDMRLSRSGEEAEPGLATSEPFKPRFHAPEEEIALGPACWLWDYLRRCGAAGFFLPLSGGIDSCSTAIIVHSMCREVLKAVKEGNGQVIKDVRRLCAKPEDSDWLPTSSQEICKCIFHTSYMGTENSGQETRDRSRRLASDIGSYHVDFNFDTVVTAIMNLFTVITNFQPKFKVHGGSHAENAALQNVQARLRMVLSYLFASMLPTVRQRPGGGGLLVLASSNVDVDLKKFIAWAGHNFDLPILEEFLHATPTAELEPITATYVQSDEADMGVTYAELGTFGYLRKAAKLGPWSMYEKLLHQWANEFSPREIYEKTRHFFYYYSINRHKMTTLTPSYHAEQYSPEDNRHDMRQFLYPPFTWAYKKMEDSVKFWESKGWTAGRAQKKSVKAD from the exons ATGGGGCACTTGGTCACGCTAGCAACATG CTCCCTGAATCAGTGGGCCCTGGACTTCGAGGGTAACGCAGCCCGCATCATCGAAAGTATCCGCCAAGCCAAGGCAGCTGGTGCCACCCTGCGTGTTGGCCCAGAGCTTGAGATCACTG GGTATGGCGTGCTCGACGGGTTCCTGGAGGGCGACACCTTCCTTCACTCATTCGAAATGTtggcccagatcatcgacCACCCAGACTGTCAAGATATCGTTGTGGACGTGGGTATGCCTGTACGACACAGGAATGTCCGATATAATTGTCG GGTGATTTTCTACAACCGGAAGATTATTCTGATCCGGCCGAAGATGTGGCTAGCCAATG ACGGCAACTACCGTGAGCACAGACACTTTACGCCCTGGCAGCGCCCGCAAGAGGTTGAAGACTACTACCTGGAACAGATTGTCGGTAAGATCACGGGGCAGTACAAGGTTCCCTTTGGCGATGCAGTCATCAGCACGAGGGATACCTGTTTGGGACTAGAGACTTGCGAGGAGCTTTTCACGCCTAATGG CCCTCACATTCCATATGGTCTTGCAG GTGTGGAGATCATCTCCAACTCTTCCGGGAGCCATCATGAGCTCAGAAAACTGGATACTCGCGTGAATCTCATCACCCAGGCCACGAAATTG AGCGGCGGTATTTACCTTTATGCCAACCAGCAAGGTTGTGACGGCGATCGCTTGTACTACGACGGCTGTGCAATGATCGTGGTCAATGGGGAGACCGTGGCCCAAGGGTCGCAGTTCTCATTGAATGATGTGGAAGTGGTCACTGCGACTGTCGACATTGAATCGGTTCGGACCTATCGCTGCAGCGCAAGTCGCGGGTTGCAGGCGAGCAAGCAATCGCCCTATGTCCGCCTCGACCTCGATATGAGGCTTTCGCGCTCAGGGGAAGAGGCAGAGCCTGGCCTTGCGACGTCCGAGCCTTTCAAGCCCCGTTTTCATGCTcccgaggaagaaattgCCCTGGGGCCTGCCTGCTGGCTTTGGGACTACCTTCGGAGATGCGGTGCTGCgggcttctttcttccgctGAGTGGTGGCATTGATAGCTGCTCTACCGCTATTATTGTACACTCTATGTGTCGCGAGGTTTTGAAAGCCGTGAAGGAAGGAAATGGACaggtgatcaaggatgtCCGCCGCCTCTGTGCGAAGCCAGAAGATTCAGACTGGCTTCCTACTAGCAGCCAGGAAATTTGCAA ATGTATCTTCCACACCAGTTACATGGGCACGGAAAATTCCGGTCAGGAGACCAGGGATCGATCCAGGAGGCTGGCATCGGATATCGGCTCATACCACGTCGATTTTAACTTTGACACTGTGGTGACCGCCATCATGAATCTCTTCACTGTGATCACCAACTTCCAGCCCAAGTTCAAAGTCCATGGCGGAAGTCACGCTGAGAACGCAGCTTTGCAGAATGTACAAGCCCGTCTTAGAATGGTCCTATCATATCTGTTTGCTTCGATGTTGCCCACTGTACGTCAGCGACccggcggcggtggactTTTGGTCCTCGCATCCTCCAATGTGGACG TCGATCTCAAGAAGTTCATCGCTTGGGCCGGTCACAATTTTGACCTGCCCATCCTCGAGGAATTCTTGCACGCGACCCCGACTGCGGAACTGGAGCCTATCACAGCGACCTACGTACAATCAGACG AAGCAGACATGGGCGTCACCTATGCCGAACTGGGCACATTTGGCT ATTTGCGAAAGGCGGCCAAACTGGGTCCTTGGTCGATGTATGAGAAGCTGCTGCACCAGTGGGCCAATGAGTTCAGTCCACGCGAGATCTATGAGAAGACTCGCCACTTCTTCTATTACTACTCT ATCAACAGGCATAAGATGACTACTCTGACCCCCTCCT ATCATGCCGAGCAATATTCGCCTGAGGATAACAGGCACGACATGAGACAGTTCCTGT ACCCTCCCTTCACTTGGGCGTacaagaagatggaggacAGTGTCAAGTTCTGGGAATCAAAGGGCTGGACTGCTGGGCGGGCACAGAAGAAGAGTGTCAAGGCCGATTGA
- a CDS encoding uncharacterized protein (ID:PFLUO_005541-T1.cds;~source:funannotate) — protein MPAKRKAADSGRSSSASKRQTPVPDISSSDEYSDQDDVPEENNLKEVISKFSLESFSKKAQAQKTDPRFGYKDLSFLPLKRDHYNRPLWIEPVKGTITLESFSPLAPQAQDFLTTIAEPLSRPTYLHEYRLTGHSLYAAVSVGLKPHDIVAFLDRLSKTPIPDSIRSFIVEFTKSYGKIKMVLRHNHYYVETSDPSMLQRLLKDEVIGPQRIESTEGIIERAAPKMGGLVIPGTKDAAGVRETGTQQENSTARDQPEDAEAVNYGIDDVGEDETEEATTYSFEIPAAGVEVVKARCQAIGCPALEEYDFQGDTVNPNLDMDLKPAARIRSYQEKSLSKMFGNGRAKSGIIVLPCGAGKTLVGITAAATIKKGTIVLCTSSMSVVQWRNEFLRWTTIDPGDIAIFTSDHKEKFKRSTGIIVSTYSMVSQTRARSYDAQKMMDWLQSREWGMMILDEVHVVPASMFRKVTSAIAAQSKLGLTATLLREDDKIKDLNFLIGPKLYEANWMELAAQGHIAKVQCAEVWCPMTTEFYSEYLRESSRKQALLYIMNPRKFQACEFLIDFHEKRGDKIIVFSDNVYALERYALKLKKAYIYGGTPQNERMRILENFQHNEQVNTIFLSKIGDTSLDLPEATCLIQISSHYGSRRQEAQRLGRILRAKRRNDEGFNAFFYSLVSKDTHEMVYSAKRQAFLIDQGYAFKVITHLQGIDKFEGLSYSTPAERRELLQEVMLQNESSADVEQVADDLFSMRSGKRQGAKKPTAKRSAATLSGLAGGDDMAYIEYNKSKNKQLKDKSHHPLFMKIERDRIRRKKDRESQAKQD, from the exons ATGCCTGCCAAACGCAAGGCGGCTGACA GCGGTCGGTCCAGCAGCGCATCGAAGCGCCAAACGCCCGTCCCGGACAtttccagcagcgacgagtACTCGGATCAGGATGATGTGCCAGAGGAGAATAATCTGAAAG AGGTCATCAGCAAGTTTTCGCTGGAGTCGTTCAGCAAGAAAGCGCAGGCCCAGAAGACGGATCCTCGGTTCGGTTACAAAgacctttccttcctccctctgAAGCGCGATCACTACAACCGCCCTCTATGGATCGAGCCGGTGAAAGGCACGATTACCCTCGAGAGCTTCTCACCCCTGGCGCCTCAGGCGCAGGATTTTTTGACCACGATCGCCGAACCGCTTTCGCGTCCGACCTACTTGCATGAATACCGCTTGACCGGGCATAGTTTGTACGCGGCGGTGTCGGTTGGTCTCAAACCGCACGATATCGTTGCGTTTCTCGATCGCCTGTCCAAGACCCCCATCCCCGACAGCATTCGGTCCTTCATCGTCGAATTCACAAAATCTTATGGGAAGATCAAGATGGTTTTGAGGCACAATCACTACTACGTGGAAACGAGTGATCCTTCAATGCTGCAGCGCTTGCTGAAGGATGAGGTGATTGGGCCCCAGCGAATCGAGAGCACTGAAGGTATCATTGAGCGGGCTGCACCGAAGATGGGTGGCCTCGTGATTCCCGGAACAAAGGATGCTGCTGGTGTTAGAGAGACAGGCACCCAGCAGGAAAATTCCACGGCCAGAGACCAGCCAGAGGACGCAGAGGCTGTCAACTACGGAATCGATGATGtgggcgaggatgagacgGAGGAAGCAACCACGTACAGCTTCGAAATCCCGGCTGCTGGGGTTGAGGTGGTCAAAGCCCGGTGTCAAGCGATTGGATGTCCTGCACTGGAAGAGTATGACTTCCAAGGCGACACCGTCAACCCCAACCTGGATATGGATTTGAAACCTGCCGCGCGCATTCGCTCATACCAGGAGAAGAGCTTGAGTAAGATGTTCGGAAACGGACGAGCAAAGAGTGGCATTATCGTCTTGCCGTGTGGTGCTGGTAAAACCTTGGTGGGAATTACTGCAGCAGCCACCATTAAGAAAGGCACCATTGTCCTTTGCACCAGCTCCATGTCTGTGGTGCAGTGGCGGAACGAATTCCTGCGGTGGACGACCATCGACCCGGGGGACATTGCTATTTTCACATCGGACCACAAGGAAAAGTTCAAGCGATCGACCGGAATTATCGTGTCCACGTACTCCATGGTCTCACAGACTCGGGCCCGATCTTATGATGCCCAGAAGATGATGGACTGGCTTCAGTCCCGGGAATGGGGTATGATGATTCTCGACGAGGTGCACGTTGTGCCGGCTTCGATGTTCCGCAAGGTCACGTCTGCGATCGCTGCTCAGAGCAAGCTCGGTCTCACAGCAACGCTGCTGCGGGAAGATGACAAGATCAAAGACTTGAACTTTCTGATTGGACCGAAGCTCTACGAAGCCAACTGGATGGAGCTGGCTGCCCAGGGCCATATTGCCAAAGTCCAGTGTGCCGAGGTATGGTGTCCGATGACGACCGAGTTCTACTCGGAGTACCTACGAGAGAGCTCGCGGAAACAGGCTCTGCTTTACATCATGAACCCGCGCAAGTTCCAGGCCTGCGAGTTCCTGATTGATTTCCATGAGAAACGAGGAGACAAGATCATCGTGTTCTCGGACAACGTCTATGCGCTCGAGCGATATGCGCTGAAACTGAAGAAGGCCTACATCTACGGTGGGACGCCTCAAAACGAGCGCATGCGCATTCTGGAGAATTTCCAACATAATGAGCAGGtcaacaccatcttcctGTCGAAGATCGGTGACACCTCGCTGGATTTGCCCGAGGCAACTTGTCTAATCCAGATTTCGTCGCATTACGGTTCGCGTCGTCAGGAGGCCCAGCGACTGGGCCGAATTCTGCGAGCCAAGCGCCGGAATGACGAGGGATTCAATGCATTCTTCTACTCGCTCGTCTCCAAGGACACCCACGAGATGGTCTACTCCGCCAAACGGCAGGCATTCCTCATCGACCAGGGTTACGCCTTCAAAGTCATCACGCACTTGCAGGGAATCGACAAATTCGAAGGGCTGTCGTACTCCACCCCCGCGGAACGACGCGAACTCCTGCAGGAAGTCATGCTGCAGAACGAGTCGTCCGCCGACGTGGAGCAGGTCGCCGACGATCTCTTCTCGATGCGCTCGGGCAAGCGCCAGGGtgcgaagaagccgaccGCGAAACGCAGCGCGGCGACCCTCAGCGGTCTGGCCGGCGGCGATGACATGGCTTACATCGAGTACAACAAGAGCAAGAATAAGCAGTTGAAAGACAAGAGCCACCACCCGCTGTTCATGAAGATCGAGCGCGACCGCATACGGCGGAAGAAGGACCGTGAGTCGCAGGCGAAGCAGGATTGA
- a CDS encoding uncharacterized protein (ID:PFLUO_005540-T1.cds;~source:funannotate) has translation MNTIKSTWVGWGALCVAGGGAYYFAKKSVNADRAARFDSEVKRKAQMRALEDDHRRQTTLSTPTTSTPGDDASLKRANMARFQNASDDVASPSAEASHDPAPTRHEPMTEKDRVAEKGKYEAAEPFRPPRGNRFS, from the exons ATGAATACG ATCAAATCCACCTG GGTTGGATGGGGTGCCCTGTGTGTCG CCGGCGGTGGGGCATACTATTTTGCCAAAAAGTCCGTCAACGCAGACCGCGCGGCGAGATTTGATTCCGAGGTCAAGCGCAAAGCACAGATGAGGGCGTTAGAAGACGACCATCGCCGACAAACCACGCTCTCCACGCCCACCACCTCGACGCCAGGCGATGACGCCAGTCTGAAGCGCGCGAACATGGCGCGGTTCCAGAACGCCTCGGACGACGTTGCCTCACCCAGCGCGGAAGCCTCTCACGACCCCGCCCCTACCCGCCACGAACCCATGACCGAGAAGGACCGCGTGGCGGAGAAAGGGAAATACGAAGCGGCAGAACCGTTCCGGCCGCCTCGGGGGAACCGGTTCAGTTGA